A stretch of Komagataella phaffii GS115 chromosome 2, complete sequence DNA encodes these proteins:
- a CDS encoding Adenosine kinase, required for the utilization of S-adenosylmethionine (AdoMet) encodes MVYKLVCLGNPLLDIQFDVTKEYLDKYGLKENDAILVEEKHMPIFDDGLKDPSVKLVAGGAAQNTARGAQYLLPEISVVYFGSVGNDKYAEKLHEANKSVGLATRYQVQPDIGTGKCAALINGPNRSLATDLGAANHFKPSHLQKPENWELVEKASFFYIGGFHLTVSPEAIILLGKHAAENNKDFVINFSAPFIAQFFKDPLDQVVPYADYIICNESEAAAYAESHDLKDKSLVEVATYIAKLPKVNSKKPRTVIFTQGLDPTLVVRVDAQGEAQISEIVVHPLAADKVVDTNGAGDAFAAGFVAGLVQGKDLFENIDIGQWLAAESIQQVGPSYPFPKKTYPGKKN; translated from the coding sequence atggTTTATAAATTAGTCTGTTTAGGAAATCCCCTACTGGATATCCAGTTCGATGTCACCAAAGAGTACCTTGACAAGTACggattgaaagagaatgatgCCATTTTGGTAGAAGAGAAACATATGCCAATTTTCGATGATGGCCTTAAAGATCCTTCTGTTAAATTAGTTGCCGGTGGTGCCGCACAGAATACTGCTAGAGGAGCTCAATACCTACTTCCAGAAATCTCTGTAGTCTACTTTGGTTCTGTTGGTAACGACAAATACGCTGAGAAGTTGCACGAAGCCAACAAATCTGTCGGTCTGGCCACTAGGTACCAAGTTCAACCTGACATTGGAACTGGTAAGTGTGCTGCTCTGATCAATGGCCCAAATAGAAGTTTGGCCACCGATTTGGGTGCTGCAAACCATTTCAAGCCTTCTCATTTACAAAAGCCGGAAAATTGGGAGCTTGTCGAGAAGGCTTCCTTTTTCTACATTGGTGGATTCCACTTAACTGTGTCTCCAGAGGCTATCATCTTGCTAGGAAAACATGCTGCTGAGAACAACAAAGACTTTGTTATCAACTTCTCAGCTCCATTCATTGCTCAGTTTTTTAAAGACCCTCTCGATCAAGTTGTTCCATACGCTGATTATATCATTTGTAACGAATCTGAGGCTGCTGCCTATGCCGAATCCcatgatttgaaagacaagTCATTGGTAGAGGTTGCAACTTACATCGCTAAACTACCAAAAGTCAACTCAAAGAAGCCAAGAACTGTCATTTTCACTCAAGGTTTAGACCCCACCTTGGTGGTTCGCGTTGATGCTCAAGGTGAAGCTCAAATCTCTGAAATTGTCGTTCATCCTTTGGCTGCGGACAAAGTCGTTGACACCAATGGTGCCGGTGATGCTTTCGCCGCTGGTTTCGTTGCTGGTCTTGTTCAAGGTAAAGATctgtttgaaaacattgacATCGGACAATGGTTGGCAGCCGAATCGATCCAACAAGTTGGACCATCGTATCCTTTCCCTAAGAAGACTTATCCTGGCAAGAAAAACTAA
- a CDS encoding Vacuolar amino acid transporter, exports aspartate and glutamate from the vacuole has translation MFRNIDYIISHRQPSFGAGILAMPYAIRSSGILFGVFLIILSGLASLFGLFLQTKVSQFVTPGHASFFTVAQITYPKASIFFDIAIMIKCFGVGCSYLVVIGDLMPKIVHALVKDSTLAEHPALEARNLWISLFMLIIIPLCYLRNLTSLKYASLVALSSVGYLVVLVVVHLIFPDEAIVRGPIKAVGPTSITEFLGSFPIFVVSYTSQHNAFSLINELRDKSAANMNKFISIAISTAMVLYMVTGICGYLTFGDNIISNIIAMYPQNVSSTVGRIAIVFLVTLSFPLQCHPCRNSLNYIVHFYQTSGKTDLNDEFDEFDDEGEERRPLTEDQEDFTNKSPEGSGPPQIVQDQTDLNDPNLSPIEETPSKPVAVHLSTQRLIILTTIIIALAYSIALSVTSLGLVLSVVGATGSTSISYILPGIFGYKLLGTSAEATWRQRTYKYAALALVAFGITVMVICLTVVLFLNK, from the exons ATGTTTAGGAACattgattatataatcagTCATCGCCAACCTTCGTTTG GTGCTGGGATCTTAGCCATGCCCTATGCCATTAGATCTAGTGGTATTCTTTTTGGTGTGTTCCTGATTATACTTAGTGGGCTTGCGTCTCTATTTGGGCTGTTTCTGCAAACTAAAGTATCCCAGTTCGTGACACCAGGGCACGCCTCGTTCTTTACGGTGGCCCAAATTACTTACCCAAAAGCCAgtatcttctttgatattGCTATTATGATCAAGTGTTTTGGTGTCGGTTGCTCCTATCTGGTGGTTATTGGTGATTTGATGCCTAAGATTGTACATGCCTTAGTCAAGGATTCAACACTTGCTGAACATCCAGCATTAGAGGCCAGAAATTTATGGATCAGTCTGTTCATGTTAATAATAATTCCGTTGTGCTACCTCAGAAATTTGACATCCCTCAAATACGCGTCACTAGTGGCCCTCTCATCTGTTGGATACCTAGTAGTTCTCGTCGTGGTGCATTTGATCTTCCCCGATGAAGCTATTGTCCGTGGACCTATAAAAGCTGTGGGACCTACTTCAATAACAGAGTTTCTGGGCAGCTTTCCTatttttgttgtttcttACACTTCACAGCATAACgcattttcattgattAATGAGCTGCGTGATAAAAGCGCTGCGAATATGAACAAGTTCATCAGTATAGCAATTAGTACAGCAATGGTGCTCTACATGGTCACCGGAATATGTGGCTACCTGACATTTGGTGACAATATCATCAGTAACATCATTGCCATGTATCCTCAAAATGTTTCCTCTACAGTCGGAAGAATTGCAATTGTGTTCTTGGTTACTTTATCATTCCCCTTGCAATGCCACCCCTGTCGAAACTCCTTAAATTACATAGTGCATTTTTACCAAACAAGTGGTAAAACTGATCTTAACGACgaatttgatgaatttgatgatgaggGTGAAGAGCGTCGCCCTTTAActgaagatcaagaagattttaCCAACAAATCTCCTGAAGGTTCAGGGCCTCCCCAAATCGTACAAGACCAAACTGATTTGAACGATCCGAACCTTTCTCCAATAGAAGAAACTCCTTCGAAACCAGTCGCAGTTCATCTCTCCACCCAAAGGCTTATCATATTAACTACAATAATTATTGCCTTAGCTTATTCAATTGCATTATCCGTCACGTCTCTAGGCTTAGTGCTGTCCGTTGTTGGTGCTACGGGATCGACTTCCATTTCTTATATTTTACCAGGAATATTTGGCTACAAGCTGTTAGGCACTTCTGCTGAAGCTACATGGCGCCAAAGGACCTACAAGTACGCAGCATTGGCGCTGGTCGCTTTTGGAATCACCGTAATGGTAATCTGTCTCACGGTggttcttttcttgaataaatAA